The Dioscorea cayenensis subsp. rotundata cultivar TDr96_F1 chromosome 8, TDr96_F1_v2_PseudoChromosome.rev07_lg8_w22 25.fasta, whole genome shotgun sequence genome segment GCTTACCTATAagatacaatatatataattgcttgAATTGACATTTCATAtcacatattttctatatcaacCCTGAATAacaattactaataataataaagaaacaaaaagtcaattttcttctattttaatattattattattatctagtaACAATTGGTCCGCATGCAAAGCTTCATCACCAAATGAGCCTACCCTCAAACCAACTCCCTAAGTACTCTGATGCCTTCATGAATGTATATATACCTGCTCCGTTTGCAACTCCTTTTCTCATATAAGTTTACTAGTCcttctttctctagtttttagttCCTCATAtatagtgttatatatatataattttgtcacctatatatatatatatatatatatatatagttcttaGTTTGGTTTAATATCTCTCTcgatctatatatctatatatatctcatatatatCAATAAGAGTATGTTTATTAGGAGGATGAGATACATGAGgatagaagaagaggagaatgaaGAGGAGAAGAAACACAGGAAAGCACAATACATTATAAACAAAACCATGGTAAAGGCAGACATAATTTCAAGAAGGAGACAAGGTCTCAAAGGACTCATTTTATGCAAGCTAAGGATTAAGGTTGGGAGGAGAATGAAGACTATGAGGAAGAGTTTTCACTCCACTGTAAGATCTTGCATGTCTTCATTCTCACGTTGttgaacatgcatgcatgttttcATCCATGTTCATGAGAATGTATATtgttcaccttcttcttcttcttcttcttcttcttcttcttcttcttcttcttcttcttcttcttctttgttttctatgTTTTAATTATGTATGCCTCGTTTTTCTTATAACTTTGCTTGAGAATAAGATGTTTATGTTTTGTGTTCTCTGAGTTCATAAAGGTTTAACTGATATCTTGAAAAACAGTAGCAATTAATGAAAGAGTTTATTGGAAGCTAaaagtcaaatatatatatatatatataagggaacTCCTTCAACTCTCAGTAAAGAATTATTGAAATTGTATAtggtttataattaattaactgaGCTGTTTTGAAATGCATTGCATTATTTGTATGATAACTTGAATAATATAAGGTAATGTTTGGATtggtttctttaaaaaaatcgCTTCTAGGACCACCTAATTGACTTAGCTCACCAAGAagacatattttattttatccagcatttaaatattttcaaagtgGATTAAAACAGctcaagttttttattttttttgcccatagttttaataaaagaaagcaatccagCATATAAAATTAACATCCATTGTGCTTTATTAAATTAGTCTTAAAACAATTTATGTTACttacataatataatttttttaatttatggtgACAAGCACCACTCcacaaagaaatattaaaaaaataaataaatacgatgGTGCATCAGTTGTGTCTAATATGATATATTAGTacagtattatatatataataatttaatataagtaTCTTGCACCATTTActcatcatttaaaataattttcactgGGGTATTTAGTAGTTATTGACTAAAgtcttttaaattaatattaattgatttattattgaAGTGAATGTGATGATCCGCATTCTCAAATTAGCACCCCATGTGATGTATTTTTCTATTTACATTTGTCTATGGTCTTTTTATCCTTTAATATGATTTTCTTTGACCTATTTTTCCCATaaatacaatttatttatttggtaaaaaaactaattttgacaactaattatatttgtcaataaattaatagtttattcattttttaaaattaatgtgtACGCACATGTTAAAatccaatttaaaaaaagtcCTCTTTAAAGAAAAAGCAAAGGGAAAAGACAATTACatctttttccttaaaaaaaaagttcaatgttgatttcagaaaaaaataaaataaataatattgataatttatagaattaaatataatttgaatgaGATATATACAACAAATTTTTCAATACTGAAAAGAATATACTTGATGATATATATGAAtattcttatcatcatcacTCTTTTAATAGGAAATATTCATTCTTTTCTCAATTCAAAGACAAAGGTTTCAAATCCCTCATTTATCCgcatatgttaaaaaaaataaaaatgaaaataatttcacaaatttttaaaaaaaataataataatttatcacaAATCTAACCATAGTTTAATAAGAATTTTATACTAAAACATAAACAATACTTGTAATATACTCTctccgtttctttttatttgtcgtgGTTAATCGAATCTCACGtaccaataaatttaattatttcacaattttttataaaaatttgttatctttccaaaattacccctaatttatatcttcatattcctctctcatatttaattccaaaaagagaattgaatagagtgttagaataattttgaaaaaaataaaaaataaataacaggTGAAAAAGAATATGGGTtcatgatatgtatatatattgcaaataataataataaatattgcataataaatattgtaaattttgtaaaaagaaacgaagggagtatatatatatatttacaaaatttgcaatatttattattattattattttaaaatatctttacaaataaataatataattaattaattaatttaattgaaaataaaaatttgtagtCAAGtctttggacgaaaatgcccaaCCGGTCTGAATCGTTCGTCCGAAGCGCACCAGCCCAAACGAAAGCACTTGTCTATAAAACTTCCATTTTGCGCTTCCCCGAACCCCACGCGTCTCCTCCTCCATTCCCTCACCTCCTCTtcaccttctcctcctcctccgacGACGACGATCATCCACCGCCACAGCCGTCCCACGATGAGCGTCGTCGGCTTCGACATCGGCAACGACCGCTGCGTCATCGCCGCCGTGCGGCAGCGCGGCATCGATGTCATCCTCAATGATGAGTCCAAGCGTGAGACCCCTTCCACCATTTCCTTCTCCGACAAGCAACGCCTCATCGGATCCTCCTCTTCTCCTCTCCTCCATCCCCGCTCCACCTTCTCCCAGATCAAGCATCTCTTGCTCTCCCAACCTCAGCACCGTTCCAGGCTTCCCTTTTTGGATCGGGACCTCAGCATCGCCCCTGTTCACCTCCTCGCCATGCTCCTCTCCCACCTCAAGCTCATCGCTGAACGATCCCTGGACGGTCCTGTTTCCGATTGCGTCATCTCGATTCCCTCCTACGCTTCCGACCTCTCTCGTCGCTCTTATCTCGACGCGGCGCGCATTGCCGGGTTGAAACCCCTCCGATTGATGCACGATACGACGGCGACGGCTCTTGGCTATGGTATCTACAAGTCGGATTTTCCTTCCAGCCCCACGCACGTCGTCATCCTCGATATTGGCCATTGCGACACTCAGGCCTCCGTGGTCGCCTTTGAGCCTGGCGCCATGCGTGTTCTCTCCCACGCCTCCGACCCCAACCTTGGTGGCCGCGACTTTGATGAGGTTCTGTTTAGGCATTTTGCCGAACAGTTTAAAGACCAGTATAAGATTGATGTTTATTCGAACGCCAAGGCGTGCATTCGGCTCAGAACAGCGTGCGAGAAGCTGAAGAAAGTCTTGAGCGCGAACGCGGAGGCGCCTCTCAGTATCGAGTGCTTGATGGACGAGAAGGATGTGAGAGGGTTCATAAAGAGAGAGGAATTCGAGAAGCTGGCTGCGGGTTTGCTGGAGAGAGTGCTGGTGCCGTGCAAGAAGGCGTTGGAGGATGCGGAATTGGGGGTCGATAGTGTGCATTCTGTCGAGCTTGTTGGGTCCGGGTCGAGGATTCCAGCGATCGGGAGGATTCTGTCTGGGTTCTTCGGGAAGGAGCCAAGCCGGATGCTCAATGCCAGCGAGTGCGTCGCGCGTGGCTGCGCGCTTCAGTGCGCCATGCTTAGTCCTGTGTTCAGAGTTCGGAATTATGAGGTATGGTGGTTTTCCATTTTTTGGATGGCGTTTTAATTTGGTTTGATTGATAACAACAATAGAATTTGtatgtttgatttgtttggattgaaggcAAATtgaggaaaagagaagaaagggaTTGAGGATTGATTAACAGATAgaaaattttgttattgttcTTTGCTTCGAGTGTTTGGGTTGAGAGGGAACatagaaaatgagagaaaacacaacagaaaatttttatttcagttTGTTTGTATGTAAGATGGAACTGAAGTGGATAAGGGAATGAGAGAAAATGCAATGCAAAAATGTTCTTTGTACTTGTTATCATTGTTTTTCTACTTATCTGACTTTCTTTGTTAGTTATAGTTGTTATGTTGTGATTTCAAGGACAACTACCTTGTATTGGTCTTTGCAGGTGCAAGACTGTTTTCCTTATTCCATAGGTTTTGCTTCAGATCAAGGTCCAATTTCCACACTTTCTAGTCATGTCTTGTTTCGCAAAGGCCATCCTTTTCCAAGTGTTAAAGTGCTTACTTTTCTCCGGAGTAGTGCCTTCCATCTGGAAGCATTTTATGCTGATGAGAATGAACTGCCACCATCCGCACCTCCGAAAATTAGCTCATTCATGGTACATCTTTGTATAATCACTGCTTAATGTGCATTATAAATTGCTTTGGCATGACATCTGTCATAGGCTGCTTTATATGGGTTTGGAATTTTGTGAGTCAATCAATTCAAGAAAACTTTAAATGCTATCTTGAATTTCTTGCCTATTATAATGGCCATGCATTGATTTTGTGCTGCTCAATTATCCTGAGTTATTTTAGTACTATAAGATGGACATGGTTCTGAGTAGGCCATGTTGTCAACGCAGATTGGCCCTTTTCAGGCATCTCATGGTGACAAGTCAAAAGTCAAAGTCAGGTTTCGAATTAACCTTCATGGAATTATTACAATTGATTCAGCTTCAGTAAGTGCACCTGTGATTATGATATAAGCTTTTTACCCATCCTTTGCATCATTATAACATCCAGTTCTCATTCTCCAAATCTTAAGTTGATTGAGGATGAGACTATCAATCCAATTTCAAGATCAAAATCAGATGATGCAGAACCTGAAAATGCTGATGAAAATGGATCCTCCGAGAAGTCTGAATCTGATGTAAGTTCTGCTTTAGTGCAACTCTTCAGCTGCGTAATTGTTGTATCAAAAATTATGTTGCCTGCACAATTTCTAGTTAGAGgtacttcttattattttcttgatctCCAACTTTGATTGTATCCATAAACATGTGGGGCTTGATTTAAAGTTCTACAGGGCTGTCATGTCCTGCATGTTAGAGTAGTAGGGCTCTTTCCTACAAGGATTTGGTTTAAACTAATCACAGGTTTACTTAATAGAACTCTCTCACATAAAACATAACACCAGTTCATATGTAATAaagtttatgtattttttttgtctataCTTTTATTGTTAATATGGTTGTCTTTGGAAAGCAATTCTGCTTGACGTCATGtgtgtatatttgtttttcttatggacTTTACCATCACAAAATAAATGCAGCTTATTCTGTTCCATGTGGAACATCTTAGTACGCATTAGTTGTTATTAGTTTTAAATGTTATCTGCGCGGGCATCTGTTTAGAAGTTTATTATCTCCGGCAGCTTGTTCAAAGACCAATGGCTAATCCTGGTTTAGTTCTAGATTGGAAGGGTGTTAGCCGCAATTAAATTGCCAAGCTGTTTAGCaattattgatgatattattactttttttagattaaaacaaagacaaatatatatatatatatatgctgccTTATGTCTTGTCAAAATATCTTAGTGAAAACTCTCTCTTCACTATGGGATGCAGATTGATAGAACAAGGAAAGGAAGCCCGTCAAGAAGGCTTGAATTACCTATTACTGAGACGGTAAATGGTGGAATGTCCCAGGAGGAGTTATCTGAAGCTCAAGAGCTTGAGAAACAGCTTTCTTATCAGGACAAACTTATTGAGAGAACCAAAGACGCAAAGAATGCGCTGGAATCCTATGTTTATGAAGTTCGCAATAAGGTAATTAAAAGCAGTTGGTTTGTTACTCCTGTACACTTTTTAGTGGTCAAAGGATTGATTGCCTATCTATGCTAATAGCTTTTTGAGAGTTATCGGAGTTATGCAACTGAATCAGAAAGGGAAGAGATCTCAAGGAGTCTACAACAAACAGAAGAATGGCTTTATGATGATGGGGATGATGAGACTGAGAGTGTATATGTCAATAAActacaagaattgaaaaagGTGAGTCATAATCTACATATTATTGTCCTGATTATTTCACTACGAAGATTTCTGGCAGGCTTGGTTTTGGCCATGACTTGGCTACTCAATCTTGAGAAACACTGGCTAGCATCTGgctccaattttatttttagtattgcTTTGCGGCTTTGAGTATAAGGCTGATctgtttggaatttttttttcctctctggTTTGCCAAGGGCATCCTCGCTGTGTTCAGTATTATATAAGATTGTATTATCTTATATGTAATTGCCTTCATTGACACCACAAAAATCAACAAGTTACATAATTGAAGTAATTGGTAATTAAGTGGCTCATGGTCACTGCATTATCTTTCCTAATGGGTAGAATTTTATTGCCTGCTAAACccaaattcttgttttctctgGTGATAACCAATCAATGCAAATTGTGTAGCTtgctttttttatatagatttcaGCTATATTTACTTAAAATGACAAAAGCTTAGCCTATGCTTCAagcaatttaattatttattattatcttcaaTTTACTAAATCATGTGTTTTTCTCCTTGCGCACTAATAGCTAGTGGATCCTGTGGAAAGCCGATATCAAAATGAAGAAGCTAGAGCTCAAGCATCAAGGGAGCTCTTGAGATGCATAGCTGATCACAGGAAAGCTGCAGAATCATGTCCAACATATGAACGAGATGCTGTAAGCCTCTCTTATTAAGATTTTGACAATCATGAAAAGGAATTGCTCTACCCATTTAACATCCTTTTAATTTTCCTTGGTAGGTAATTAGTGAATGCAGAAAAGCTGAACAATGGCTGCGAGAAAAAACTCAACAACAGGAGTCTTTGCCAAAGAACGTCGACCCAGTGTTATGGTCAcatgaaattaagaaaattaggGAGTCCTTGGAcaagtaatgtctcttatcaGTCACTGATCTTTTTATGAAACAGATGATAAATCTTTTCTGACATTCTTAAACCTTACCCTATTTGTATTTCCATTTTCAGATGTATTAATTTTTGAACATTCATATCCTTTCAGATCATGTGGACATATATTGAAGCACAATGGTTCTCCACCTGGAGCAGAGAATAGCAAAGCAAAGGACAGATCTAACTCTTCGGATGACATGCAAACAGATTGATTTTGACCAAAAATGGTGGAAAGAATCTCTTTATTCTTCATCACGGATTTAGTTAGTTATCGCTTGAAGATTACATCAGTCATGTATGTATCCCATTAGGATGTTAAAACTTGGCATCCATCTTGTGGGGTTTTCATGTGCCTTGGTTTCTCTAATTGACCAAAATATTTGCCTGTGTGATGtgatgttcatacaatcaagattGTAATCCTCTTTTAACTTTGGCCCCATTTTCTATACTTCAGGATGTAATCACTTCTGCTGATTTATAAAGGAAGT includes the following:
- the LOC120267152 gene encoding heat shock 70 kDa protein 16-like, translating into MSVVGFDIGNDRCVIAAVRQRGIDVILNDESKRETPSTISFSDKQRLIGSSSSPLLHPRSTFSQIKHLLLSQPQHRSRLPFLDRDLSIAPVHLLAMLLSHLKLIAERSLDGPVSDCVISIPSYASDLSRRSYLDAARIAGLKPLRLMHDTTATALGYGIYKSDFPSSPTHVVILDIGHCDTQASVVAFEPGAMRVLSHASDPNLGGRDFDEVLFRHFAEQFKDQYKIDVYSNAKACIRLRTACEKLKKVLSANAEAPLSIECLMDEKDVRGFIKREEFEKLAAGLLERVLVPCKKALEDAELGVDSVHSVELVGSGSRIPAIGRILSGFFGKEPSRMLNASECVARGCALQCAMLSPVFRVRNYEVQDCFPYSIGFASDQGPISTLSSHVLFRKGHPFPSVKVLTFLRSSAFHLEAFYADENELPPSAPPKISSFMIGPFQASHGDKSKVKVRFRINLHGIITIDSASLIEDETINPISRSKSDDAEPENADENGSSEKSESDIDRTRKGSPSRRLELPITETVNGGMSQEELSEAQELEKQLSYQDKLIERTKDAKNALESYVYEVRNKLFESYRSYATESEREEISRSLQQTEEWLYDDGDDETESVYVNKLQELKKLVDPVESRYQNEEARAQASRELLRCIADHRKAAESCPTYERDAVISECRKAEQWLREKTQQQESLPKNVDPVLWSHEIKKIRESLDKSCGHILKHNGSPPGAENSKAKDRSNSSDDMQTD